The sequence GCGACAAAGTACAGCTGATCGGCTTCGGCACCTTCGAAACGCGCAAGCGCTCCGGACGCACCGGCCGCAACCCGCAAACGGGCACAACCATTGAAATTCCAGAATCGACTGTTCCGGCGTTCAAAGCGGGCAACAAGCTTAAAGAAGCTGTCAACTAATGCGTCTGGATAAATTTTTGAAAGTGTCCCGCCTAATCAAGCGCCGTACGGTGGCCAAGGATGTGTCCGAACAAGGCCGGGTGCTGA is a genomic window of Paenibacillus durus ATCC 35681 containing:
- a CDS encoding HU family DNA-binding protein, with protein sequence MNKTDLINNISEKHGLAKKDVELVLNGFLGEITEALASGDKVQLIGFGTFETRKRSGRTGRNPQTGTTIEIPESTVPAFKAGNKLKEAVN